A single Pantoea rwandensis DNA region contains:
- the ispG gene encoding flavodoxin-dependent (E)-4-hydroxy-3-methylbut-2-enyl-diphosphate synthase: MHNEAPIIRRKSTRIYVGKVPVGDGAPIAVQSMTNTRTTDVDATVNQIRQLERVGVDIVRVSVPTMDAAEAFKLIKQQVNVPLVADIHFDYRIALKVAEYGVDCLRINPGNIGNNERIRQVVDCARHYNIPIRIGVNAGSLEKDLQEKYGEPTPQALLESAMRHVDHLDRLNFDQFKVSVKASDVFLAVESYRLLAKAIDQPLHLGITEAGGARAGSVKSAIGLGLLLAEGIGDTLRISLAADPVEEVKVGYDILKSLRIRSRGINFIACPTCSRQEFDVIGTVNALEERLEDIITPMDISIIGCVVNGPGEATVSTMGVTGGSRKSGFYEDGVRQRDRLDNDNMIDQLEARIRAKASMLDESRRINVQQLEK, from the coding sequence ATGCATAACGAAGCACCCATTATCCGTCGCAAATCAACACGGATTTACGTCGGCAAGGTGCCGGTTGGTGATGGTGCGCCCATTGCCGTTCAGTCAATGACCAACACCCGCACCACGGATGTGGACGCCACGGTTAACCAGATTCGCCAGCTTGAGCGTGTCGGTGTCGATATCGTGCGCGTCTCTGTTCCAACCATGGATGCGGCGGAAGCGTTCAAACTGATTAAGCAACAGGTCAATGTGCCGCTGGTGGCGGACATTCATTTTGACTATCGTATCGCACTGAAAGTCGCCGAATATGGCGTCGATTGCCTGCGCATCAACCCCGGCAATATCGGTAACAATGAGCGTATCCGCCAGGTAGTGGATTGTGCCCGCCATTACAACATTCCTATTCGTATCGGCGTGAATGCCGGTTCACTGGAAAAAGATCTGCAGGAAAAATACGGTGAGCCAACGCCACAGGCGCTGCTCGAATCCGCGATGCGCCATGTTGATCACCTTGATCGCCTCAACTTTGATCAGTTCAAAGTGAGTGTAAAAGCCTCTGACGTATTCCTTGCCGTTGAATCCTATCGTCTGCTGGCAAAAGCTATCGATCAGCCACTGCATCTCGGTATTACCGAAGCGGGTGGCGCGCGCGCCGGTTCAGTAAAATCAGCGATCGGCCTGGGCTTGCTGCTGGCGGAAGGGATCGGCGATACGCTGCGCATCTCTTTGGCGGCGGATCCGGTGGAAGAAGTCAAGGTCGGTTACGACATTCTGAAATCGCTGCGCATTCGCTCTCGCGGCATTAACTTTATTGCCTGCCCAACCTGTTCACGTCAGGAATTTGATGTGATCGGCACGGTGAATGCGCTGGAAGAACGTCTCGAAGACATCATCACGCCAATGGATATCTCGATTATTGGTTGTGTGGTGAACGGTCCTGGCGAAGCCACGGTTTCGACCATGGGCGTGACCGGCGGCAGCCGCAAAAGTGGTTTCTATGAAGACGGCGTGCGCCAGCGCGATCGCCTCGATAACGACAACATGATCGACCAGCTGGAAGCACGTATTCGTGCCAAGGCCAGCATGCTGGATGAAAGCCGCCGCATTAACGTGCAGCAGCTGGAAAAATAA
- the hisS gene encoding histidine--tRNA ligase, whose translation MAKNIQAIRGMNDYLPADTAIWQRIEGTLKQVLASYGFSEIRLPIVEQTPLFKRAIGEVTDVVEKEMYTFDDRNGESLTLRPEGTAGCVRAGIEHGLLYNQEQRLWYIGPMFRYERPQKGRYRQFHQIGAEVFGLQGPDIDAELIMMTARWWKALGIAEHVSLELNSIGSLEARANYRDALVAFLEQHKDKLDEDCKRRMYSNPLRVLDSKNPDIQLLLNDAPTLNEYLDEDSRAHFDGLCSLLNDAGIAYTVNQRLVRGLDYYNRTVFEWVTNSLGSQGTVCAGGRYDGLVEQLGGRATPAVGFAMGLERLVLLVQAVNPEFEPTRIVDVYVIASGQGVQSAAMQLAEKLRDADPALKLMTNFGGGNFKKQFGRADKWGARIALVLGEDEVKAGQVVIKNLSTGDQQTVAQSEAAATLRTLLQ comes from the coding sequence GTGGCGAAGAATATTCAAGCGATCCGTGGGATGAACGACTACCTGCCGGCGGACACCGCGATTTGGCAGCGTATTGAGGGCACCCTGAAGCAGGTGCTGGCCAGTTATGGCTTTAGTGAAATCCGTTTGCCGATTGTAGAGCAGACCCCGCTGTTTAAACGCGCTATCGGTGAAGTCACCGATGTGGTTGAAAAAGAGATGTACACCTTTGACGACCGCAACGGTGAAAGTCTGACCCTGCGTCCGGAAGGCACGGCAGGCTGTGTGCGCGCCGGTATTGAGCATGGTCTGCTGTACAATCAGGAACAGCGTCTGTGGTACATCGGTCCGATGTTCCGCTATGAGCGTCCGCAGAAAGGCCGTTACCGCCAGTTCCATCAGATTGGTGCGGAAGTGTTTGGTCTGCAAGGCCCGGACATCGATGCTGAACTGATTATGATGACCGCGCGCTGGTGGAAAGCGTTAGGTATCGCTGAACACGTGAGTCTCGAACTCAACTCTATTGGTTCACTGGAAGCACGCGCAAACTACCGCGATGCGCTGGTGGCCTTCCTTGAGCAGCATAAAGACAAACTGGATGAAGATTGCAAACGTCGTATGTATAGCAATCCGTTGCGTGTACTCGACAGCAAAAATCCTGACATCCAGCTGTTGCTGAACGATGCGCCGACACTGAATGAATATCTCGATGAAGACTCACGCGCGCACTTCGACGGGCTGTGCAGCCTGCTGAATGACGCGGGTATTGCTTACACCGTGAACCAGCGTCTGGTGCGTGGCCTCGATTACTACAACCGCACCGTGTTTGAGTGGGTGACCAACAGCTTAGGTTCACAGGGCACCGTCTGTGCCGGTGGACGCTACGATGGTCTGGTTGAACAGCTGGGTGGTCGCGCTACGCCAGCGGTCGGTTTTGCCATGGGTCTTGAGCGTTTGGTATTGCTGGTTCAAGCGGTTAATCCAGAATTTGAACCGACGCGCATTGTTGATGTCTATGTTATCGCTTCGGGGCAGGGCGTTCAGTCCGCCGCGATGCAACTGGCGGAAAAACTGCGTGATGCAGATCCGGCGCTGAAGCTGATGACCAACTTCGGTGGTGGTAACTTCAAGAAGCAGTTTGGCCGTGCAGACAAGTGGGGCGCACGCATTGCGCTGGTGCTGGGCGAAGACGAAGTGAAAGCGGGCCAGGTGGTGATTAAAAACCTGAGCACTGGCGATCAACAAACCGTTGCCCAAAGCGAAGCCGCTGCGACATTGCGCACGCTGCTGCAGTAA
- a CDS encoding YfgM family protein, whose product MEVYSNENEQVDALRQFFANNGKALAVGVIIGIAALGGWRFWTSHQDGADKAASAQYQQLTTAMQADKPQTLEAVAAFANENNNTYGALASLDLAKQYVEANQLDKAITLLQSGLKDTKDANLQAVINLRLARIQLQQNQADAALSTLNNVKGDGWTAIIADIRGEALLSKGDKQGARDAWSKGAESQASPALKQILQMKMNNLS is encoded by the coding sequence GTGGAAGTTTACAGCAACGAAAACGAACAGGTTGACGCACTGCGTCAGTTCTTTGCGAATAACGGCAAAGCGCTGGCTGTGGGTGTGATCATCGGCATTGCTGCACTGGGTGGCTGGCGTTTCTGGACCAGTCATCAGGATGGTGCGGATAAAGCTGCGTCGGCACAGTATCAACAACTGACCACCGCGATGCAGGCGGACAAGCCGCAAACGCTGGAAGCGGTTGCCGCCTTTGCCAATGAAAATAACAACACTTATGGCGCACTGGCTTCGCTCGATTTAGCGAAACAGTACGTTGAAGCGAATCAGTTAGATAAAGCCATTACGCTGCTTCAGAGCGGGCTGAAAGATACCAAAGATGCCAACCTGCAGGCGGTGATTAACCTGCGTCTGGCGCGCATTCAACTGCAGCAAAATCAGGCCGATGCCGCACTTTCAACCCTTAACAATGTTAAGGGTGATGGCTGGACAGCCATTATTGCGGACATTCGTGGCGAAGCACTGCTGAGCAAAGGCGACAAGCAGGGCGCACGTGATGCCTGGAGCAAAGGTGCTGAATCGCAGGCCTCTCCTGCGTTGAAGCAAATTCTGCAGATGAAGATGAATAACTTAAGTTAA
- the bamB gene encoding outer membrane protein assembly factor BamB produces MELRKYLLPGLISVTLLSGCSLFSGEEDVVKMAPLPKVENQFTPQTAWSTSVGDGVGDFYSNLHPAWQDGTVYAADRFGVVKALDASNGKEKWKVDLSEKTGFFSKNISALLSGGITATSDRIYIGSERGQVFALNNSDGSIAWQTKVAGEALSRPVVSDGLVLIHTSNGMLQGLDQSTGAIKWSVNLDMPALSLRGESAPTVAFGGAIVGGDNGRVSAVIMNQGQLIWQQRISQPSGATEIDRLSDVDTTPVVVNGVIYALAYNGNLTALELRSGQILWKREIGGVKDMVVDAGRIYLVDQDDRVIALNADGGVAIWRQSDLLHRNLTSPALFNGYLVVGDSEGYVHWINTLDGRFVAQQKLDSDGFQTDPVVAGDKLLIQAKGGEVYAITR; encoded by the coding sequence ATGGAATTACGTAAATACCTGCTGCCAGGGCTGATTTCAGTCACTCTGCTCAGCGGTTGCTCGCTGTTCAGCGGCGAAGAAGATGTAGTAAAAATGGCTCCGCTGCCGAAAGTGGAAAACCAGTTTACGCCACAGACTGCCTGGAGCACCTCTGTGGGTGATGGCGTTGGCGATTTCTATTCCAATCTGCATCCGGCCTGGCAGGACGGCACCGTCTATGCGGCCGACCGCTTTGGCGTAGTAAAAGCCCTGGATGCCAGCAACGGTAAAGAGAAATGGAAAGTCGATCTCTCTGAGAAAACCGGCTTCTTCTCGAAAAACATCTCAGCTCTTCTCTCTGGCGGCATCACCGCTACCAGCGATCGCATCTATATCGGCAGCGAGCGCGGCCAGGTCTTTGCACTGAACAATAGCGATGGCAGCATCGCCTGGCAGACGAAAGTCGCCGGTGAAGCGTTGTCGCGTCCAGTCGTGAGCGATGGCCTGGTGCTGATCCACACCAGCAACGGTATGTTGCAGGGGCTGGACCAGAGCACTGGCGCGATCAAGTGGAGCGTGAACCTCGATATGCCTGCGCTGTCACTGCGCGGTGAATCTGCGCCGACCGTGGCATTCGGTGGTGCGATTGTCGGTGGTGACAATGGCCGCGTGAGCGCAGTGATCATGAACCAGGGGCAGTTGATTTGGCAGCAGCGTATTTCGCAGCCAAGCGGCGCAACAGAGATTGATCGTCTGAGCGATGTGGATACGACGCCAGTTGTGGTTAACGGTGTGATCTACGCGCTGGCTTACAACGGCAATCTGACCGCGCTGGAACTGCGTTCAGGCCAGATTCTGTGGAAACGCGAAATCGGCGGCGTGAAAGACATGGTGGTTGATGCGGGTCGTATTTACCTGGTCGATCAGGATGACCGTGTGATTGCCCTCAATGCCGACGGTGGCGTGGCCATCTGGCGTCAGAGCGATCTGCTGCATCGCAACCTGACTTCACCAGCGCTGTTTAACGGTTATCTGGTGGTCGGCGATAGCGAAGGCTATGTGCACTGGATCAACACCCTGGACGGGCGCTTTGTTGCGCAGCAGAAACTGGACAGCGATGGCTTCCAGACTGACCCGGTGGTTGCGGGTGACAAGCTGCTGATCCAGGCGAAGGGCGGCGAAGTTTACGCCATCACTCGTTAA
- the der gene encoding ribosome biogenesis GTPase Der: MVPVVALVGRPNVGKSTLFNRLTRTRDALVADFPGLTRDRKYGRAEVEGREFIVIDTGGIDGTEEGVENRMAEQSLLAIEEADVVLFLVDARAGVMPADQQIANHLRSREKATFLVANKTDGLDPDAAVLDFYALGLGDIHPIAASHGRGVNNLLEAALLPWMEEAVPEVELTEEEENAAYWAALEEEEDEKALAEEEEENFDPTTLPIKLAIVGRPNVGKSTLTNRILGEDRVVVFDMPGTTRDSIYIPMERDEREYVLIDTAGVRKRGKITETVEKFSVIKTLQAIEDANVVMLVIDAREGISDQDLSLLGFILNSGRSLVIVVNKWDGMTQEARDEVKEMLDFRLGFIDFARIHFISALHGSGVGNLFESVTEAYDCSTKRVGTAMLTRIMTMASDDHQPPLVRGRRVKLKYAHAGGYNPPIVVIHGNQVKDLPDSYKRYLMNYFRRSLNVMGTPIRIQFKEGDNPYAGKRNLLTPTQQRKRQRLMSHLKKNKR, encoded by the coding sequence ATGGTACCTGTGGTCGCGCTGGTTGGGCGTCCCAATGTGGGAAAATCTACGCTATTTAACCGCTTAACGCGCACTCGTGATGCGCTGGTAGCGGATTTTCCTGGACTGACTCGCGATCGCAAATATGGTCGCGCCGAAGTGGAAGGGCGCGAATTCATTGTTATTGATACCGGCGGTATTGATGGCACCGAGGAAGGCGTCGAAAACCGCATGGCAGAACAATCGCTGCTGGCGATTGAAGAAGCGGATGTGGTGCTGTTCCTGGTGGATGCGCGTGCGGGTGTGATGCCGGCCGATCAACAGATCGCCAATCACCTGCGTTCGCGCGAAAAAGCCACCTTCCTGGTGGCGAACAAAACTGACGGTCTCGATCCTGATGCCGCCGTGCTGGATTTCTATGCGCTGGGCTTGGGTGACATTCATCCGATTGCGGCTTCGCACGGTCGCGGTGTGAACAACCTGCTTGAAGCTGCGTTGCTGCCATGGATGGAAGAAGCCGTTCCAGAAGTGGAGTTGACGGAAGAAGAAGAAAACGCCGCTTATTGGGCCGCGTTAGAAGAAGAAGAGGACGAGAAGGCGCTGGCGGAAGAGGAAGAAGAAAACTTCGACCCGACCACATTGCCGATCAAACTGGCTATCGTTGGCCGTCCTAACGTCGGCAAGTCAACGCTGACTAACCGCATCCTGGGTGAAGACCGCGTCGTGGTCTTCGACATGCCGGGCACCACGCGTGACAGCATCTACATTCCAATGGAACGTGACGAGCGCGAGTATGTGTTGATTGATACCGCTGGTGTGCGTAAACGCGGAAAAATCACCGAAACCGTAGAGAAATTCTCTGTCATCAAAACGCTGCAGGCCATTGAAGATGCCAACGTGGTGATGCTGGTGATTGATGCACGTGAAGGCATTTCCGATCAGGATCTCTCATTGCTCGGCTTTATCCTGAACAGCGGTCGTTCATTGGTGATCGTGGTCAACAAGTGGGATGGCATGACGCAGGAAGCGCGTGATGAAGTGAAAGAGATGCTGGACTTCCGTCTTGGCTTTATCGATTTCGCGCGCATTCACTTTATCTCGGCGCTGCACGGCAGTGGCGTAGGTAACCTGTTCGAATCCGTGACCGAAGCTTACGACTGTTCGACCAAACGTGTCGGCACCGCTATGCTGACGCGCATCATGACTATGGCTTCTGACGACCATCAGCCGCCGCTGGTGCGTGGTCGCCGCGTGAAGCTGAAGTATGCCCATGCTGGTGGTTACAACCCACCGATCGTGGTGATTCACGGTAATCAGGTGAAGGATCTGCCCGATTCCTACAAACGTTACCTGATGAACTACTTCCGTCGTTCACTCAACGTAATGGGTACACCGATTCGCATTCAGTTTAAAGAAGGCGACAACCCGTACGCGGGCAAACGTAACCTGCTGACACCGACGCAGCAGCGCAAACGCCAGCGACTGATGTCGCATCTGAAGAAGAACAAGCGTTAA
- a CDS encoding glucose/quinate/shikimate family membrane-bound PQQ-dependent dehydrogenase yields the protein MAENSARPSKGLSIWSVLFGLVLLAVGLFFAIGGGKLVALGGSWYFLISGIVMLLSAIQFFRRKSSAVTLFILVFVGTLIWALFDAGFHFWQLVSRLMVPAGLMLLAFLTWPALRKREGKNPLAKVSYVLSAVIAVGMVVTFVQMFQPHPTVAFDGKQLPLIPVDKSKPQQDWSSYGRTPEGDRFAAIDQITRDNVKDLQVAWTFHTGDTPISPTGNGAEDQETPLQVGNTLYLCTPHNNVIAVAADTGKQIWKREINAQAEVWNRCRGLAYFDATKPVQQPSQPGSTPVPAPVLAAGDTCQRRILMNTIDARLIAINADNGEFCENFGDHGVVDLKKGLGKAPDPQYQLTSAPQLAGTTVVVGGRVADNVQTDMPGGVLRGFDVITGQMRWAFDPGNDDPNAILMPGKDYTRSTPNSWAPMSYDPAMNTVFLPMGSSSVDLWGANRTKLDHTYGASILALDATTGKQKWVYQTVHNDLWDFDLPMQPSLVDFPMKDGTTKPAVVIGAKTGMIWVLDRLTGKPLTKVEEQPMPQGHIPNEQYTKTQPHSVEMPNIGNQKLTESDMWGATPFDQLVCRIAFKGMRYDGLFTVPDTDKSLSFPGSLGGMNWGSISFDPNNQYMFVNDMRLGLWVQMIPQDTSKDAASNGGEAINTGMGAVPLKGTPYAVNKNRFMSPLGIPCQAPPFGTLSAIDMKTRQIVWQVPVGTVQDTGPFGIKMRAQMPIGMPTLGGTLATQGGLVFIAGTQDYYLRAFDSSTGKEVWKARLPVGSQGGPISYVSPKNGKQYILISAGGARQSPDRGDYVIAYALPDSK from the coding sequence ATGGCAGAAAATTCCGCTCGTCCCTCCAAAGGGTTGAGTATCTGGTCTGTATTGTTCGGGCTGGTCCTGCTGGCTGTCGGTCTGTTCTTCGCGATCGGCGGTGGCAAGTTGGTCGCTCTGGGCGGCAGCTGGTACTTCCTCATTTCCGGTATTGTGATGTTGCTGTCGGCGATTCAGTTCTTCCGCCGCAAATCATCCGCCGTGACCCTGTTTATTCTGGTCTTCGTTGGCACCCTGATTTGGGCGCTGTTCGATGCGGGCTTCCATTTCTGGCAGTTGGTTTCACGCCTGATGGTACCTGCGGGCCTGATGCTGCTGGCCTTCCTGACCTGGCCAGCGCTGCGTAAACGCGAAGGCAAAAACCCTCTGGCCAAAGTTTCTTATGTGCTCTCAGCGGTCATCGCTGTCGGCATGGTGGTCACTTTCGTGCAGATGTTCCAGCCGCACCCAACCGTCGCGTTCGACGGCAAACAGCTGCCGCTGATTCCTGTCGACAAGTCTAAGCCACAGCAAGACTGGAGCAGCTACGGCCGTACGCCTGAAGGTGACCGTTTTGCGGCGATCGACCAGATCACCCGTGACAACGTCAAAGATCTCCAGGTTGCCTGGACCTTCCACACTGGCGATACCCCAATCAGCCCAACCGGTAACGGCGCGGAAGATCAGGAAACCCCGCTGCAGGTGGGCAACACCCTGTACCTTTGCACCCCACACAACAACGTGATTGCGGTGGCAGCGGATACCGGTAAGCAGATCTGGAAGCGTGAAATCAACGCACAGGCTGAAGTGTGGAACCGCTGCCGTGGTCTGGCGTATTTCGATGCGACCAAACCGGTACAGCAGCCAAGCCAGCCGGGCTCAACACCGGTTCCTGCGCCAGTGCTGGCGGCAGGTGATACCTGTCAGCGTCGTATTCTGATGAACACCATCGATGCGCGTTTGATCGCTATCAATGCAGACAACGGTGAGTTCTGTGAAAACTTCGGCGACCACGGTGTGGTTGACCTGAAAAAAGGTCTGGGTAAAGCGCCCGATCCGCAGTATCAGTTGACGTCTGCACCACAGCTGGCCGGTACCACCGTGGTGGTTGGCGGTCGTGTGGCAGATAACGTCCAGACCGATATGCCTGGTGGCGTTCTGCGCGGCTTTGACGTCATTACTGGTCAGATGCGTTGGGCGTTTGACCCAGGCAATGATGACCCGAATGCCATCCTTATGCCGGGCAAAGACTACACCCGTAGTACCCCGAACTCATGGGCACCGATGTCATACGATCCGGCAATGAACACCGTGTTCCTGCCGATGGGTAGCTCGTCGGTGGATCTGTGGGGTGCGAATCGTACCAAACTGGATCACACCTACGGCGCATCAATTCTGGCGCTGGACGCGACTACCGGTAAGCAAAAATGGGTTTATCAGACCGTACATAACGATCTGTGGGACTTCGACCTGCCAATGCAGCCGAGCCTGGTCGACTTCCCAATGAAGGATGGCACCACTAAGCCTGCCGTCGTTATCGGTGCAAAAACCGGTATGATTTGGGTGTTGGACCGTCTGACCGGCAAGCCTTTGACGAAAGTTGAAGAGCAGCCAATGCCGCAGGGTCACATCCCGAACGAGCAGTACACCAAAACACAGCCGCACTCAGTGGAAATGCCAAACATTGGCAATCAGAAACTGACCGAGTCTGACATGTGGGGTGCAACGCCGTTCGATCAGCTGGTGTGCCGTATTGCCTTCAAAGGCATGCGTTACGATGGCCTGTTCACCGTTCCGGATACTGACAAGTCACTCAGCTTCCCAGGTTCACTGGGTGGTATGAACTGGGGCAGCATCTCGTTTGACCCGAACAACCAGTACATGTTCGTCAACGACATGCGTCTGGGCCTGTGGGTGCAGATGATTCCTCAGGACACCAGCAAAGATGCAGCCAGCAATGGCGGTGAAGCGATCAACACGGGTATGGGCGCCGTTCCGCTGAAAGGCACCCCTTACGCTGTTAACAAAAACCGCTTCATGTCTCCGCTGGGCATTCCGTGCCAGGCGCCGCCGTTCGGTACCTTGTCAGCCATCGACATGAAAACCCGTCAGATCGTATGGCAGGTGCCAGTCGGTACCGTGCAGGATACCGGTCCATTCGGTATTAAGATGCGTGCACAAATGCCAATCGGCATGCCAACGCTGGGTGGCACCTTAGCAACTCAGGGTGGCCTGGTGTTCATCGCCGGTACGCAGGATTACTATCTGCGCGCTTTCGATAGCTCAACCGGTAAAGAAGTGTGGAAAGCACGCCTGCCAGTCGGCAGTCAGGGCGGCCCAATCAGCTATGTTTCG